In Periophthalmus magnuspinnatus isolate fPerMag1 chromosome 9, fPerMag1.2.pri, whole genome shotgun sequence, the sequence TTCAATTGATCTACTTATAATGAATATAACATGTTACATGGTGAGTACAGAAACGCAGTTTACCAGATGTCATCACGTACACCACGATTTTTGTTCGCATCATCAACACGAAGACGTATCAGTTTGTTACGTTGCAGCTCGAAAACCAACCTCGATTGACATATTTGGGCGTGACAGAATGGGAATAAAGATATTATTACCTAAACAGTTTCATGGGGTAAAGTGGTCTTATTACAGACCCCACGTTACTTCTACTGAGTCCTAATGCACTATCCAGGCATCCAGGCTGCAATCTTCCTGTTACTGCTGTTCCTGTAACGAGTCTGCTAAAGTGAAATGCCATttagctagcaagttagctgtGTTAGTTTTTGTCATACATGCTTTTATAAAAAGGTATTTTTAATATGATTCCTTTCTCATGATAAAcgactatctatctatctgcgTGCGTGTGCATGTTGGTGAGgaatatttttcatattttgggaACTAAAATCTGTACTCATTTAATTCATGGGGACCTGCCTCCTTTATGAGGTACATTATTAGATTTATTAGACAGCATGACTTAAAATCatgggttagggtttaggttaaggttagttAAATGTGTGGGTAAGTTTTGACtataatgagtaaataaatgtacttgGTGTCCCCAAAAGGTTAAAGCCATGTAAAGCCATCATGAGTGAGTGACCTAATCACAATCAGACACAACGTTTGTTTAATCATGTTACCCAAACCAATGTTATTGGAGTATGTGGAGTATGTATTATCTTGATTTTGCTTCATCTGTTTATGTATTACTATTGTTTACCTTGTGTCCTACTTTGTGCTGTAGGGCTGAAGCATGGAAGCTGTTTTGAGCAGGCTGAAGGAGCTGAGTGCTGATGAACTGCGAGAAGAATTTGCTCGGGCCAACCTCAAGTGTGGCCCCATCACGGCTACAACCCGGGCCATATTTGAGAGGAAGCTAGCTCGAGCCCTTGCAGGTCCAGAGACCAGCGAGTCTGATGCAGGCACAGCATCAGCTGAAATCTCCAGCAATGCCACTAAACATGCCACACCTGTGCCAAGTGCCACTGCAGCAGCTACACCTACAATAAGCAGCAGCACAAGTGAGGCTGCTCAAGAAGACCTGGACTTTGGCTATGGTGTGGGTCTGAACCCaccagaagaagaggagatcTCTGTGAACTCAAACAGCTTAGATGTGTTTCAGTCAAAGTCTCTGTGTGAAACTCCATCCCGGCCTGCACAAACATCCCCAACATGCTTTTATGGGGTATGCCCaccatgggaggatgttttaaCTAGAAATGGTAAgtaaggtttttgttttttgtgtgttatatagtaatagtagttttaaATTACTGCTAGATATAACTCATTTAGATAAATCTTATTTAATTGTATCAAATGCAAGGTTGTATGTTTTATTCACAAGTGGAATTTCAATATACCAAAACAGTATTGATTTACCATATTTTAGCAATGATGTTACAATATGTGAAAATTTTATATCAAAGTCTGACTCTGCTGAACCTGTGACAGAAAAgacatatgcaacattttgtgtttaatgtttgcAAACTAGGAGGCAAAATGAAAACcttacagtttgtttttggaTCTATAGAAAGAGCACATGTATACACTGACAAGAAGGAAGCACTTCAAGCTGTTAAATTGATGAAGGGGGCCCGCTTTAAGGCATTTCCTAATCGTGAAGATGCTGAAAAATTTGCAAAGGGCATTTGTGACTACTACCCTTCTCCAAGCAAATCCACACCATGTGTCTCACCTGTAAAACCAGGAGTGACTCTTGGTAAAGGTGGGTGCCATTTAGTAGTATTATATGACAAGTGAGAATATCCTAATGTGAACTTTGACTATTTGGTCCACAGCAGACACCATGGAGGTTGATACTATCAACCGGGAAAAGGCCAATAGTTATAAGAGCCCTCGCACACAAGATCTGACAGCCAAATTAAGGAAGGCTGTGGAGAAGGGTGATGAAACTGCCTTTAGTGAGTTAGTCTGGAGCAACCCCCGCTATCTGATTGGTTCGGGGGATAATCCTACTATTGTGCAggtaacaaatatatatttgaaacaGTTCTAATCATTTACGATAGTTTGTTGGATTATGTTTGGTTTATAGTTGGAGTTCTATTCCTTGTTTTGTCTATTTAGGAGGGTTGCCGGTACAATGTAATGCACGTCGCAGCAAAGGAAAACCAGGCAGGCATCAGTCAGCTGCTCTTGGACATTTTGGAGAACCCAGAGTTCATGCGCCTTATGTACCCAGATGACCAGGATGCAATGCTACAGAAACGTATCTGCTACATTGTAGATCTATACCTCAATACTCCTGATAAAGCTGTGAGTTTTATGACAATGTATTTTAAGAGAATCATTTCCAAGGGCTGAATTGAAAGTAATCCCTTTTTTTAGGGTTTTGAAACTCCCCTTCACTTTGCCTGTAAATTTGGGTGCCCAGAGGTTGTCAATGTTCTGTGTTCGCACCCTGACATtgataaaaactgcaaaaacaagGATGGACAGAGGCCGTGTGATGTGAGTATGGGACATGCGACATGCAGCACAAACTTGTTCTTGTTTGTACTTGTCCACTTGTAGCCATGACCTTTCCATTTGCTATTCAAATCTCTGGCCACAACTCCACATTGAAAGTTAAAATTAGATGCACATGAGCTAATTTCTTCCCCTGTGGATTCTCAGTAATGCTTAATTCAGCAACAGTTGTGCTGTATTAAgtctattaataataatgattgttTCATCTTTTTCTGTAGGTTATTTGTAGccgaaaaaataaaacacaggagATTAAACAGAAGATTATTGATTATTTGGAAGGTAATTCTACTTTATACAGATTATCAAATGACAATGTCTTGTTTCTTAAACGTTCCGTTGactttcacttttattaacGCTGGCTGTCAAATCTTTCAGATCGCTGCTATATTCCTTTGCTGAGGGCAGCAGATAACACATCTCAGCCTATTATTGGTACTCCTTGGTCACCTGAGTCATCGGAAAGTCTCTCTTTGATCCAGCGACACATGAGAAGTCCAATGGATCCAATGATGACTGTAACAGCCTTTGCTGGACCACTGAGTCCCTCTAAGGCAAGTCTTTAAAAGTTAAGTATGAGGCAAAACTCCAAAACAGGTAATTTACAGACAACATTTCTTCCTGCAGGCAGATGACTTCAGACGGTCTTGGAAAACACCTCCTCGAGAACGTGTGGACATCCTCAAGTCTGACCCAGAACGTGGAGCAGAGAAAGTGGGCAGGTACACTCCAACGTTCCTGAGCATATTAGAACTATGGCTACCATTTCAACTCAAATCAGTTggttattaagttattttcttTACAGAGACCTGGCTCATGAAATGGGCCACCCCTGGACTGAGTACTGGGACTTTCTGGACAGTTTTGTGGATTTGTCATCAGCTGAAGGTTTACGTAAACTTGAAGAATACTTGGGCAAAAAGGACTTTAGCTCTCGGGTTTATGAGGAGGCTGGGGAAAATGAGACCTGTAATAGATTTAGGACGCCTTCTCCAGGTACAGTACATGCATGTGTTTTACCACATCTGGGTCAGACTGTAATGTCAATTTAGACTTAAGACTTCTATTATTGTTTCAGGTAAACTCAAGAAGTTTTGTAACTCTATCTCTGTGGGCGCTTTTCTGGATGAAGGTGACGACATCAGCCTTGAAGAGATAAAAAATCGTCAGAATGCAGCACTTACCAGCATCACCTCATCTGCTGCAGCCAAAGATGGGCTCAAGGGTGCAGTGGGAGGCCTAGACTTCCACATCCTACCCAGACCAGATCTGATTGAGACAGCAGCTGAGCAGGACATGCTGTGCCGCTGTGATGACGGTCTTCTGTCGCCCAGCACTGTCTGTAAAAACGGGGCATGCTCCTCCTCCAGAGATAGGACTCATAATGGAGATAAAGCCTCCCAGCGAACCTCCCcgtcctcctcttgtctcctgtcCCCGGTCTCAAACCTGATGGTAGAGTTTGAACGTATGTCACTCCAGGAGCCTATAGACTCCTCCTCGGGCTGCAGGGAGAGGAGAAGCAgtggaggcaggagcagagattCACACAGTTTCTCCTCTGCAGAGCTGAGCTCTGGGTTGCACCGTCTCTGTCTCAGTCCCAAACAGGACAGTGAAGCTGCAGAGGGGCCCAGCTGGAGCACTGAGGCAGGGGCTGAGGAGCGGCGCAGTAGTGGCAGCTCAGAGGAGTACTTTGAGGCAGAGGAGAGCTTGGATTTGCTGGGCAGGACTAGGGGGTCTTTTTCAGGGGTACGCAATTTATGCGCAAGATCAAAATCATGGGACCATGGAGGGAGGGACCTGAGTAGCTCTggttcctccagctcctcgtaCAAGTCTTTAGACAATTCCCATGAATTCTTACCACGAACGCCACCACCCATAAGAAAAGGACTTTTTATTGAAGGGTAAGATGCACCTTTGCCTTATCTGTTAATAATTACATGCACTTATTTGGTAAATCACAAAGTTTTTCTATAAAATATACTgaatatatttgaaattctTTAGAAATTCACCTACGAAGTTGGATAGTCAAGTTTTGTCAGCCATTGAAGGCCTAGACATTGATTCTCAGAAGTACCCCAGCATTCAAAAATGGAAGAGCACAATGAAGTTATTTTCTACATCAGACATGCAGAGGTAACAGTCACAAAACTGAACAtgtaaaacatgcaaatatttctttattaaggtctttatttttaatagttttgaaCCTATTTGGCAGTTGAATGAATAATTGTAATGTACATTTAGgctgttcaaaaataaaatgttttcctctcctgctcctggtGTATTTTGCAGGTGGCCTAGTCCCGCTGTGGTTAAATCGCGACTCAGGATGCCCCAAACCCCCGGCTCTCCAGTGAGCGGCCTGATGTCTCCAGCTCGGCACGCTGCCTCACCAGACTTCAGCCCTAGCCGCTACAGCCCTGCCAATGCTAGCTACATTCAGAGAATCCGCCTCAAGCACTTAAACGACCCATTGGTATAACTCCTGCCAACCGGTGTGGTCATGCCCTGCTTTTCCTCCAGTTACAAATTCAGCTGCACCAGTGGCTCTGACAGTTGGAGCTCACAAATCTaacaaaaatatgcacaaatgtCTTGAAATTTTGTACTAAAGCTAATGTGTACTAGGTGAAATGGGAATCCTCCTTGCGTTGGGTTGTGATGTTCTCaatataaaaggaaaaaaaagatctgTATGTACGGTAAGGGTGTGGATGTGTTTAAGTTGACAGTAATCTTGTTGAAAGTGAGGAGCACCTGTATCATAGCTTGAGTCAGCTCtttgaatattgtgataaaaaggaaCACTCCCCAAAGTAATGTCACTAAAATGTTAGTGTGAAGTCCTCAAGAGGTTTATGACACTGATGcatcttttaaaaaatcaaatgttaatatttaaaaaaatattttttgtatgttgGTCAGTagcacaaaatgttttatataagtGGTGTAAAACCGACTGCCATTTTTTAAGTTCTCCTCAGTTCAGAAATTGCCTTAATTTTCTGAGATGGGTCACGTCTCATCGGTTTGACACAAAAACTTGGAGGTGACCAGTCATTGATTAGATCTGTGACAGTAGATTATGGcaaacctcaaaaacagactgagctcttccatgtttttattttggtattcaataaatgtatacatttacatattttctcAGTGATTCCAGGACATGTTGACTTCTGTTTTCTGCCACTACTGATGGCCTTAGATGTGCAATTCCTTCTCCTtttaattgtatatttattgGTCAGGAGCCCAAAATATACAACTGAACATGGCACATTAATGTCATTTTAAGTTTCATGGAAAACCTTTAAACTTTCAAAATGTTAACACTGTTCTAATTGCAACATTATGTATGTATTAAATTTCAAGAGCCATTTAAAATGGGtcacatttttgtcagtatGAGTTTTAGCTGAAATTGCCTTAAATACATCAAAAGTGGTGATACAGGTTAATAGTACTAATGGTACCGAACTAATTATGGTAGTCAtttgatttagtttatttttttttacattgttaaaaaacaaataattgacTTAATATGTTTGGGTTGTTAGCTTAATTATTTGTTTCTTTCCCCCATACAGCCATTATTGGGGCTAggtagtacaaaaaaaaacaattaaatcttCAGTTTTTCACTCTGGTCAGGTTACAAAACAGCTGTTTTGAATGTAAATTTGTGAACTAAACTTATCTGAGAGCTCTAATCTTCACTGAAATGATTGTAATGTCAACCTTCATTCTGGTCTATGAATGTTCATGAATGTGGAAAATGCACCTAAAAACGTCAAACATGCTTCTTGTGCTTTTCTCATTTTGTGCTTTATTAAAGGGTAATTCATGGTGTATTCTTTCTGTACGTCTGGACATCATTTTCTTTCAACTGATTAATAAAACATCACTCCTACTTTACTCTGATGcgtgtgttgttttaatacaaaaattcaacaatgtttattttaatacacaATAAGTAAACAATTTTGTCACAACTTGTGTAAACCAAAGTTTGTTTTTGCAATACCACATGTTTTGGTTCTCttaaaaaatctgtaaaaactTTACATTCAAGAGGACAGCTTTTTTGAACATTGCTGGCATATGGCACACGTCGACCACCACACCACAGGAGTGAAGACATGATGGttgttttaaattacaaaataaaacattttcaagacACTTAAGGAGGaaattttcattaaaaaattaGGTCCGAGTAAGTTTGTCCGGCGGCATAAACCCTGAGTCTCCTAGAGTCCGCAGGGCCACTCTTCCGCTGGGACGAATAGTCAGCCATGTTATACTGCCATTGTTCAGGCCCATCCTCAGCCAGCCCTCAGGAGGAAACTGAAGTG encodes:
- the ankle2 gene encoding ankyrin repeat and LEM domain-containing protein 2 isoform X1, giving the protein MEAVLSRLKELSADELREEFARANLKCGPITATTRAIFERKLARALAGPETSESDAGTASAEISSNATKHATPVPSATAAATPTISSSTSEAAQEDLDFGYGVGLNPPEEEEISVNSNSLDVFQSKSLCETPSRPAQTSPTCFYGVCPPWEDVLTRNERAHVYTDKKEALQAVKLMKGARFKAFPNREDAEKFAKGICDYYPSPSKSTPCVSPVKPGVTLGKADTMEVDTINREKANSYKSPRTQDLTAKLRKAVEKGDETAFSELVWSNPRYLIGSGDNPTIVQEGCRYNVMHVAAKENQAGISQLLLDILENPEFMRLMYPDDQDAMLQKRICYIVDLYLNTPDKAGFETPLHFACKFGCPEVVNVLCSHPDIDKNCKNKDGQRPCDVICSRKNKTQEIKQKIIDYLEDRCYIPLLRAADNTSQPIIGTPWSPESSESLSLIQRHMRSPMDPMMTVTAFAGPLSPSKANDFRRSWKTPPRERVDILKSDPERGAEKVGRDLAHEMGHPWTEYWDFLDSFVDLSSAEGLRKLEEYLGKKDFSSRVYEEAGENETCNRFRTPSPGKLKKFCNSISVGAFLDEGDDISLEEIKNRQNAALTSITSSAAAKDGLKGAVGGLDFHILPRPDLIETAAEQDMLCRCDDGLLSPSTVCKNGACSSSRDRTHNGDKASQRTSPSSSCLLSPVSNLMVEFERMSLQEPIDSSSGCRERRSSGGRSRDSHSFSSAELSSGLHRLCLSPKQDSEAAEGPSWSTEAGAEERRSSGSSEEYFEAEESLDLLGRTRGSFSGVRNLCARSKSWDHGGRDLSSSGSSSSSYKSLDNSHEFLPRTPPPIRKGLFIEGNSPTKLDSQVLSAIEGLDIDSQKYPSIQKWKSTMKLFSTSDMQRWPSPAVVKSRLRMPQTPGSPVSGLMSPARHAASPDFSPSRYSPANASYIQRIRLKHLNDPLV
- the ankle2 gene encoding ankyrin repeat and LEM domain-containing protein 2 isoform X2, translated to MEAVLSRLKELSADELREEFARANLKCGPITATTRAIFERKLARALAGPETSESDAGTASAEISSNATKHATPVPSATAAATPTISSSTSEAAQEDLDFGYGVGLNPPEEEEISVNSNSLDVFQSKSLCETPSRPAQTSPTCFYGVCPPWEDVLTRNERAHVYTDKKEALQAVKLMKGARFKAFPNREDAEKFAKGICDYYPSPSKSTPCVSPVKPGVTLGKDTMEVDTINREKANSYKSPRTQDLTAKLRKAVEKGDETAFSELVWSNPRYLIGSGDNPTIVQEGCRYNVMHVAAKENQAGISQLLLDILENPEFMRLMYPDDQDAMLQKRICYIVDLYLNTPDKAGFETPLHFACKFGCPEVVNVLCSHPDIDKNCKNKDGQRPCDVICSRKNKTQEIKQKIIDYLEDRCYIPLLRAADNTSQPIIGTPWSPESSESLSLIQRHMRSPMDPMMTVTAFAGPLSPSKANDFRRSWKTPPRERVDILKSDPERGAEKVGRDLAHEMGHPWTEYWDFLDSFVDLSSAEGLRKLEEYLGKKDFSSRVYEEAGENETCNRFRTPSPGKLKKFCNSISVGAFLDEGDDISLEEIKNRQNAALTSITSSAAAKDGLKGAVGGLDFHILPRPDLIETAAEQDMLCRCDDGLLSPSTVCKNGACSSSRDRTHNGDKASQRTSPSSSCLLSPVSNLMVEFERMSLQEPIDSSSGCRERRSSGGRSRDSHSFSSAELSSGLHRLCLSPKQDSEAAEGPSWSTEAGAEERRSSGSSEEYFEAEESLDLLGRTRGSFSGVRNLCARSKSWDHGGRDLSSSGSSSSSYKSLDNSHEFLPRTPPPIRKGLFIEGNSPTKLDSQVLSAIEGLDIDSQKYPSIQKWKSTMKLFSTSDMQRWPSPAVVKSRLRMPQTPGSPVSGLMSPARHAASPDFSPSRYSPANASYIQRIRLKHLNDPLV